Proteins found in one Macrobrachium nipponense isolate FS-2020 chromosome 4, ASM1510439v2, whole genome shotgun sequence genomic segment:
- the LOC135210912 gene encoding oocyte zinc finger protein XlCOF6-like isoform X1, whose amino-acid sequence MANFSGNFCNSENGKVLSSFYSHNDLSHHGGFQGHSIFQMNEIDHRFYGRDIQNDSFNFRRDLYADLAATKAAYSLSGCHPQFVNSIASTTNMYGMGPAASNMYGMGGTTSNIYSMSAFGLEGRYSSYSNVSSGSSHNRGHFDGGSGTGAVDSENNARDFTSLCEEEKHCSFANGENMQSEGTFCKNYNSSYVSDQRRCNVIEEEDVKHPVTDENIQSNPTNDKLFFCKLCGKNITVVNSFEKSMADHAKLYHGSIYFCLFCDKSYKWKKSLDKHLVKFHPHSTPFNCELCGKEFRNNYSLSDHKNSHCNLETKFTGNMHQARGSFSNPYQEKCFTCPLCSGSFITKDSLRKHIKCIHLTESIHDCEICGKECKDEINTDREFENRDFPLMCEVCKKCFCSLSTLNKHKQAVHSLGKPECDICGKDFASFDIMKRHMLLHSDEVRYLCEVCGKTFVRLDRFNKHMKRHMGDRPFQCVTCQKTFRDKYILNLHSRKHTGERPFLCNICGKSFSSKSTLRIHISRHTGDSQYKCDICNKTFAYSTYRTAHMRIHTNEKPFKCSICSKEFTQKCSLNFHMLRHSGEKKHTCTICKKAFLHSSYLNIHMRTHTGEKPYKCSSCNKEFSQKSTLNTHKRKCP is encoded by the coding sequence ATGGCAAATTTTAGTGGAAACTTTTGTAAttctgaaaatggaaaagttTTATCGTCTTTTTACAGTCATAATGATCTAAGTCATCATGGAGGATTCCAAGGACATTCTATTTTCCAGATGAATGAGATTGACCATCGATTTTATGGTAGAGATATTCAAAATGATTCCTTCAACTTTAGGAGGGATCTTTATGCTGATTTAGCAGCTACTAAAGCAGCATATAGCTTAAGTGGATGTCACCCTCAGTTTGTCAATAGCATTGCAAGTACAACCAATATGTATGGTATGGGGCCTGCTGCAAGTAATATGTATGGTATGGGGGGTAccactagtaatatatatagcatgAGTGCATTTGGCTTGGAGGGCCGATATTCAAGCTATTCAAATGTGTCCAGTGGAAGTTCTCATAATAGAGGTCATTTTGATGGAGGTAGTGGCACTGGTGCTGTAGACTCAGAAAATAATGCCAGGGATTTTACAAGCCTTTGTGAAGAGGAGAAACATTGTAGCTTCGCAAATGGTGAGAATATGCAAAGTGAAGGTACTTTCTGTAAGAACTATAACAGTAGCTATGTCAGTGATCAGAGGAGATGCAATGTAATAGAAGAGGAAGATGTGAAGCACCCAGTGACTGATGAAAATATTCAGAGTAACCctacaaatgataaattattctTCTGCAAATTGTGTGGGAAAAACATTACTGTAGTTAACTCTTTTGAAAAATCAATGGCGGATCATGCAAAATTGTATCATggttcaatttatttttgtttattctgcgATAAAAGCTACAAGTGGAAGAAGAGCCTGGATAAACATTTAGTAAAATTTCATCCTCACTCAACACCATTCAATTGTGAACTTTGTGGCAAAGAGTTTCGGAATAATTATAGCCTCTCAGACCATAAAAATTCTCATTGTAATTTGGAAACAAAGTTCACAGGTAATATGCATCAAGCTAGAGGCAGTTTTTCCAATCCTTATCAGGAAAAATGTTTTACTTGTCCCTTGTGTTCTGGTAGTTTTATAACGAAAGATAGTTTAAGGAAACATATTAAATGCATTCACTTAACTGAATCAATACATGATTGTGAAATTTGTGGAAAAGAATGTAAAGATGAAATTAATACAGACAGAGAATTTGAAAATCGTGATTTTCCTTTAATGTGTGAAGTTTGTAAGAAATGTTTTTGTAGCCTGTCTACCTTGAATAAGCACAAGCAAGCAGTACATTCTCTTGGGAAGCCAGAGTGCGATATATGTGGAAAGGACTTTGCAAGTTTTGACATTATGAAAAGACATATGTTACTCCACAGTGATGAAGTGAGATATTTGTGTGAAGTGTGTGGAAAAACATTTGTCCGTTTAGACAGATTTAATAAACACATGAAAAGGCATATGGGAGACAGGCCATTTCAGTGTGTTACATGTCAAAAGACATTTAGAGATAAGTATATTCTAAATCTTCATTCACGTAAACATACGGGAGAGAGACCATTTCTTTGTAATATTTGTGGTAAAAGTTTTAGCAGCAAAAGTACTTTGAGAATACATATCTCAAGGCATACAGGTGACAGCCAATACAAATGTGAcatttgtaacaaaacatttGCATATAGTACATATCGGACAGCTCACATGAGAATTCATACCAAtgaaaagccatttaaatgcagtATATGCTCAAAAGAATTCACACAAAAGTGTAGTTTAAATTTCCACATGTTGCGTCATTCTGGGGAGAAGAAGCACACGTGTACTATTTGCAAGAAAGCGTTTTTACATTCAAGTTATTTGAACATTCATATGAGAACACAcactggagagaaaccatataaGTGTTCATCATGTAATAAGGAATTTTCTCAAAAAAGTACATTGAATACACATAAGCGAAAATGCCCTTAA